The Metallosphaera hakonensis JCM 8857 = DSM 7519 genome includes the window TGACAGTGCGTTTGCACACTACCCTCGCGTTTGTAGATATCCTTAGAGGGTTTGAAAAATATTTCCAACCGCCTCTTTCGTTCTCCAGACAATTAGTTTGTTCTTAAGTGTTGAGGTTGGTAGGTTAAGATAAGTTCTGAGTCTATCGATTAGTTAGAAACAGGTCTAGGGACGTCTTTGAGAAAAATTGAAGTGGGTCTCAAGGCAAGTTCAATGAAAAACTTTAAGCCTATGGGGATGACAGCATCATACACGTTCGTTGCCCATTCTTTGATAGACTCTATCTATGAAGGAGACTAACTCCTCTGGGATGATGAATTTCGAGCCCTCAATGAGATGACCCTCCAACTCTTCTAAATCGAATATTGGTTTCAGGAATAGGGGTCAAAAAAGCAATTCACGTCATTTGAGAACATCCTCTACTTCGTGGACTCTTTAAAAATTTATTAAGACTAACGTTAAACCTGATTTTAACTCCACGTCGGATCTTGAATTCAAGAGAAATCAGGAGTGTGGGCAATTCACGTCTTCATTGCAATTTCAATTTGTTTAGAGAAGTAAAACGAATTTAATTAAACATTTTTTATAAAGGCACCGTGAACACTCTCAGCACGTGGAAATAATTTTGGTTACATTCTAATATTTTTATAGCATCATATAGAATAAGATGACTGCATGAGACACCCCCATTAACTTGAAGGAACGCCACGTTCCAAAAACGAAGAAAATGAAGTCACGAGGCAGTACATGGGACGGTTTTAGGGATCTTCGATCTTGTTACTCTTGTAGTTTATGACCCCACCGAGTTTTCTCAGAAGTTCCTCTCCCACTATATTCTTCTCTATGGCTGGGCTGTTCAGAACCTTAGCTACAACCTCTCTTCCCATATATCTTACCTTTGCCAGCTTCACATAAGTGGAGTAGCATTCCAGGGAGGCGGTACAGACTCTAGGTCCCTCTGAGGGATA containing:
- a CDS encoding clan AA aspartic protease — its product is MDLEFEIEGIKVEAKIDTGFDGEIIVNKDVFDRIPYYPSEGPRVCTASLECYSTYVKLAKVRYMGREVVAKVLNSPAIEKNIVGEELLRKLGGVINYKSNKIEDP